In one Methanocorpusculum vombati genomic region, the following are encoded:
- a CDS encoding 3-isopropylmalate dehydratase small subunit, with product MKYNGKAHVVGANIDTDAIIPARFLVTTNEAELGKNCMSGLAENWISRVAQGDFLVAGENFGCGSSREHAPVAIKGAGIPVVIAHSFARIFYRNAFNTGLILLEVGDDYQKIADGEELTIDTKKGTITTAEGIVITCPPVPAFMQEILDAGGLVGYVKKQIGAE from the coding sequence ATGAAGTATAACGGCAAAGCCCATGTGGTCGGGGCAAATATTGATACGGATGCAATTATCCCTGCACGGTTTCTGGTGACGACCAATGAGGCCGAACTTGGCAAAAACTGTATGTCGGGTCTTGCGGAGAACTGGATCTCCCGCGTTGCCCAGGGTGATTTTCTGGTGGCAGGCGAGAACTTCGGCTGCGGGTCGTCCCGCGAACATGCTCCGGTTGCGATTAAAGGAGCGGGTATTCCGGTTGTGATCGCCCACAGTTTTGCACGAATTTTCTACCGCAATGCGTTCAATACCGGATTGATCCTGCTGGAGGTCGGCGACGATTACCAAAAGATCGCCGACGGGGAGGAGTTGACCATCGATACGAAGAAGGGGACGATCACGACCGCCGAAGGCATCGTGATCACCTGTCCTCCGGTTCCTGCGTTTATGCAGGAGATTTTAGATGCGGGCGGGCTGGT